CAGCGACGGATCCATCTGTATGGATGACAAGACGGGCTATCGCTACCGTCTGGTAGGCCTGCTCGCGCAACTCGTCGGGAACTGAGGGCAGCGGTTGCGCGATAGCGCGCGCCGGCGAGTTGCCGGGCGCCGATCCCGCGGACGTCTGCTCAGCGGTTGTCGCGCCACGGTCGGAAGACGGCGAGGGTGCTACTGCCGTCGCCGTTTGAGGGGGCGTGGCCTCGGGTTTCGCGGCCGGCTCCGGGGCGTGGGTCATCGCCTGGGACTGCCGAGCAGGAATGGGTGGGCGAACCGGCAGCGTCGGGGCGCGCGCAGCTTTGACTAACGGCTGTTTCGGGGGATAGGCCTTTTGCGGCTTAGCGTCCGTCTGTGTTGAACGTGCTATCGCAGCATGCGACGGTGGAGCGACAGTCGGAATTTCAACGACCCTCATCTGCATCGGCTGTTCCAGCGTACGTTCGGGTACCGGTATTGCGTGCAGACTCCGTCCCAGCACAAAAAGAAATATTCCCCATACAACTGAGCCCAGTGCCGCGGCAATCATGACCCTGACGTTGCGGCTGTCACCCGCCATGACGAGGCGCCGCCAGGGTCTATTCACGATGAACTGCAACGAGAAAGTGTTCTGCTCCCGCACGACGGGCCGCCAGCATCGCCTGTACGACAACGCCATGTCCCGCTGCATCGTCGGCGGCTATGATGACGTCATGGTCCGGGCGCAGCGCGCGCCTGACGGCCGGCTCTACCTGATCGGGACGAACAGCCTCGCGGTTGACAAAAACCGCGTTGCTCCGATCAATACTCACAGTCGGTGGTCCATCCGCAGACATTTGCTGCGCGCGACCCGACGGCAGGTTCACCTTTACGGCGTCAAGTCGTTGCATGGCGAGCGACGCCAGCATGAAAGTCGCCAGCAGAAAGAACATGACGTCGATCATCGGAATGATTTCGATGCGACCGCGCTTCGCAGCGCGAGAGCGACGAAACTTCACGGCGTGTCACCCTGTCCTTCCGAAGCGAGGCGCATCTCGCTGATCTGCTCGTTCGCAAACGTCTCGAGCTCATCCATCAGTCGTTCGAGGCGCCGCGAAAAGTAGTTGAAGGTAAACAACGAAAATAACGCGACCACGAGGCCAACAGCGGTTGCCACCAGGGATTGGGCGACGCCCCCCGTGACGCCGCCCGGATTGACCAGGCCGTTTCCGCCGAACAGCTGGAACGAATGCATCATGCCCACGATAGT
The sequence above is drawn from the Paraburkholderia sprentiae WSM5005 genome and encodes:
- a CDS encoding energy transducer TonB, whose amino-acid sequence is MTHAPEPAAKPEATPPQTATAVAPSPSSDRGATTAEQTSAGSAPGNSPARAIAQPLPSVPDELREQAYQTVAIARLVIHTDGSVAAELIKPTQYPRLNQIVIETLRSWRFFPAMQDGHPVETQQEIRVHFNVS
- a CDS encoding ExbD/TolR family protein; amino-acid sequence: MKFRRSRAAKRGRIEIIPMIDVMFFLLATFMLASLAMQRLDAVKVNLPSGRAQQMSADGPPTVSIDRSNAVFVNREAVRPDQVEPAVRRALRPDHDVIIAADDAAGHGVVVQAMLAARRAGAEHFLVAVHRE